The nucleotide sequence GATGCCGTACGCCGGGGGCTGGACTCGTTCTGGCAGGAGCTGCAGGTGGTCGCCGAGACGGGGTCCACCAACGACGACGTCCTGGCGCTCGCCGCCGAGGGCGCCCCGCAGGGGCTGGTGCGGGTCGCCGAGTTCCAGACGGCCGGCCGCGGGCGGCTGTCCCGGACCTGGCAGGCGCCGCCGGGCAGCTCGGCCATGTTCACGATGCTGCTGCGTCCCACCACGCCCGTCGCCCGCTGGGGCTGGATCCCGCTGATCGCCGGGCTCGGCGTGTACGACGCGCTCCTGGCCGCGGGCGCGGAGGTGGCCCTGAAGTGGCCCAACGACGTCCAGCTCGGGGACGACCGCCGCAAGTGCGGCGGGATCCTCACCCAGGCCACCACCGGAGCGGTGGTGGTCGGCATCGGGCTCAACGTCGTGCCGCACGACGGGCTGCCGAGCACGGCCGCCGCGATCCACCAGTTCTGGGACGCGCCGCGCGAGGACATCCTGCGCGCGGTGCTGAACGGGATCGGCCGGCGGTACGGCGCCTGGGAGGCCGCCGGCGGCGACGTCGCGCGCAGCGGGCTGCTCGCGGCGTACCGCTCGGCCTGCGGGACGATCGGCCGGCGGGTCCGGGTGCTGCTGCCGGGTCCGCCTCCGGCCGCCTCCGGCCAGGGG is from Cumulibacter manganitolerans and encodes:
- a CDS encoding biotin--[acetyl-CoA-carboxylase] ligase; translation: MIDADAVRRGLDSFWQELQVVAETGSTNDDVLALAAEGAPQGLVRVAEFQTAGRGRLSRTWQAPPGSSAMFTMLLRPTTPVARWGWIPLIAGLGVYDALLAAGAEVALKWPNDVQLGDDRRKCGGILTQATTGAVVVGIGLNVVPHDGLPSTAAAIHQFWDAPREDILRAVLNGIGRRYGAWEAAGGDVARSGLLAAYRSACGTIGRRVRVLLPGPPPAASGQGAEAGTEHAVEGDAVGVDEDGRLVVETASGPLVVGAGDVVHVRPA